In the Streptomyces sp. NBC_00525 genome, one interval contains:
- a CDS encoding potassium channel family protein, with product MRVAIAGAGAVGRSIAGELLENGHEVLLVDKAPTAISVERVPMAEWLLADACEITSLDEAALQRCNVVIAATGDDKVNLVVSLLAKTEYGVPRVVARVNNPKNEWLFNEAWGVDVAVSTPRLMSALVEEAVSVGDLVRLLRFSHGDANLVELTLPPESALAGTQVGDVAWPEDTSLVTIIRGQRVLTPSPEESLEAGDELLFVAAQAREEQLEDLLSVRRGDPED from the coding sequence ATGCGTGTCGCGATTGCCGGGGCCGGTGCGGTGGGGCGTTCCATCGCGGGCGAACTGCTGGAGAACGGGCACGAGGTGCTGCTCGTGGACAAGGCGCCGACCGCCATCTCGGTGGAGCGGGTGCCGATGGCCGAGTGGCTGCTGGCGGACGCCTGTGAGATCACGTCGCTGGACGAGGCGGCGCTGCAGCGCTGCAACGTCGTGATCGCGGCGACGGGTGACGACAAGGTGAACCTGGTCGTCTCGCTGCTGGCGAAGACCGAGTACGGCGTGCCGCGCGTCGTCGCGCGGGTGAACAACCCGAAGAACGAGTGGCTGTTCAACGAGGCGTGGGGCGTCGATGTGGCGGTCTCCACGCCGCGTCTGATGTCGGCGCTGGTCGAGGAGGCGGTGAGTGTCGGCGATCTGGTCCGGCTGCTGCGCTTCAGCCACGGCGACGCGAACCTGGTGGAGCTGACGCTGCCGCCGGAGTCGGCGCTCGCGGGTACGCAGGTCGGGGACGTCGCCTGGCCGGAGGACACCTCGCTGGTGACGATCATCCGGGGTCAGCGGGTGCTGACGCCGAGCCCGGAGGAGAGCCTGGAGGCGGGTGACGAGCTGCTGTTCGTGGCCGCGCAGGCGCGCGAGGAGCAGTTGGAGGATCTGCTGTCGGTGCGCCGGGGCGATCCGGAGGACTGA
- a CDS encoding OB-fold nucleic acid binding domain-containing protein, translating into MSAVPRSEKPHKGDRPSGRFRRMLDRLSSSQQDLECEELEEDTQASGCTRISECTDRQIVKVTGTLRTVTLRPRAGVPALEAELFDGTAPLDVVWLGRRSIVGIEPGRKLIASGRIAMSHGRRVLFNPKYELRPLGKE; encoded by the coding sequence ATGAGTGCTGTTCCCCGATCCGAGAAGCCCCACAAGGGCGACCGGCCGTCCGGGCGCTTCCGCCGGATGCTGGACCGGCTTTCCAGCTCCCAGCAGGACCTGGAGTGCGAGGAGCTGGAGGAGGACACACAGGCATCGGGGTGCACCCGCATCTCCGAGTGCACCGACCGCCAGATCGTCAAGGTGACTGGTACCTTGCGGACGGTCACCCTGCGGCCGCGCGCCGGAGTGCCCGCCCTGGAGGCGGAGCTCTTCGACGGCACCGCGCCGCTCGACGTGGTCTGGCTCGGCCGCCGCTCCATCGTGGGCATAGAACCGGGCCGCAAGCTCATCGCCTCCGGCCGGATCGCCATGAGCCACGGCCGCCGGGTGCTGTTCAACCCCAAATACGAACTCCGACCGCTCGGCAAGGAGTAG
- a CDS encoding APC family permease has product MSKLTDVPKRILIGRALRSDKLGETLLPKRIALPVFASDPLSSVAYAPGEVLLVLSIAGVSAYHFSPWIAVAVVVLMFTVVASYRQNVHAYPSGGGDYEVATTNLGPKAGLTVASALLVDYVLTVAVSIASGVENLGSAIPFVVEHKTACAVAAIVLLTLMNLRGVKESGKLFAIPTYLFVAGVFIMLLWGAFRGLVLGDTMHAPTSGYTIKAEHQGLAGFALVFLLLRAFSSGCAALTGVEAISNGVPAFRKPKSKNAATTLAMMGLLAVTMFCGIIALAMATDVKMAENPAKDLISDGRPVGSGFVQDPVISQVAAAVFGDGTFFFVILAAATALVLFLAANTAYNGFPLLGSILAQDRYLPRQLHTRGDRLAFSNGIVLLAGAAIALVVVYGADSTRLIQLYIVGVFVSFTLSQTGMVRHWNRHLAVEKDQAKRRRMIRSRAINTFGAFFTGLVLVVVLATKFTHGAWVALLGMVIFYGTMTAIRKHYDRVAEEIAADETSPDESIRPSRVHAIVLVSKLHRPTLRALAYAKLIRTDHLEALSISVDAAETKALREDWERRGINVPLKILDSPYREVTRPVIEYVKGLRRESPRDVVSVYIPEYVVGHWYEHLLHNQSALRLKGRLLFTPGVMVTSVPYQLESSEAAKKRARKRANWSAPGSVRRGPVERRHSKEPTPKG; this is encoded by the coding sequence GTGTCCAAACTGACCGACGTGCCCAAACGGATTCTGATCGGGCGGGCGCTGCGCAGCGACAAGCTGGGGGAGACGCTCCTCCCCAAGCGCATCGCCCTCCCCGTCTTCGCGTCCGACCCGCTGTCCTCGGTGGCGTACGCACCCGGAGAAGTCCTTCTGGTGCTGTCCATCGCGGGCGTGTCGGCGTACCACTTCAGTCCCTGGATCGCCGTCGCGGTCGTCGTCCTGATGTTCACGGTCGTCGCCTCCTACCGGCAGAACGTGCACGCCTACCCCAGCGGTGGTGGCGACTACGAGGTCGCCACCACCAACCTGGGGCCCAAGGCCGGGCTGACCGTGGCCAGCGCCCTGCTGGTCGACTACGTGCTGACCGTCGCCGTGTCGATCGCCTCCGGCGTGGAGAACCTGGGCTCCGCGATCCCCTTCGTCGTCGAGCACAAGACGGCGTGCGCGGTCGCGGCCATCGTGCTGCTGACCCTGATGAACCTGCGCGGGGTCAAGGAGTCCGGCAAGCTCTTCGCCATCCCCACGTACCTCTTCGTGGCCGGCGTCTTCATCATGCTCCTGTGGGGCGCCTTCCGCGGGCTCGTCCTCGGCGACACCATGCACGCCCCCACCTCCGGCTACACCATCAAGGCCGAGCACCAGGGGCTGGCCGGCTTCGCGCTGGTCTTCCTGCTGCTGCGCGCCTTCTCCTCCGGCTGTGCGGCGCTCACCGGCGTCGAGGCGATCAGCAACGGCGTACCCGCGTTCCGCAAGCCGAAGAGCAAGAACGCCGCGACCACGCTGGCGATGATGGGCCTGCTGGCCGTCACCATGTTCTGCGGCATCATCGCGCTGGCCATGGCCACCGACGTCAAGATGGCCGAGAACCCGGCGAAGGACCTGATCAGCGACGGCCGGCCGGTCGGCTCCGGCTTCGTCCAGGACCCGGTCATCTCCCAGGTCGCCGCCGCGGTCTTCGGCGACGGCACGTTCTTCTTCGTGATCCTCGCCGCCGCCACCGCCCTCGTCCTCTTCCTGGCCGCGAACACCGCGTACAACGGCTTCCCGCTGCTCGGCTCGATCCTCGCCCAGGACCGCTACCTGCCCCGCCAGCTGCACACCCGCGGCGACCGGCTCGCCTTCTCCAACGGCATCGTGCTGCTGGCCGGCGCGGCGATCGCGCTCGTGGTCGTCTACGGCGCCGACTCGACCCGGCTCATCCAGCTGTACATCGTCGGCGTGTTCGTCTCCTTCACGCTCAGCCAAACGGGCATGGTCCGGCACTGGAACCGCCACCTCGCCGTCGAGAAGGACCAGGCCAAGCGCCGCCGCATGATCCGCTCCCGCGCGATCAACACCTTCGGCGCCTTCTTCACCGGTCTGGTGCTCGTCGTCGTCCTCGCCACCAAGTTCACCCACGGCGCCTGGGTGGCGCTGCTCGGCATGGTGATCTTCTACGGCACGATGACTGCGATCCGTAAGCACTACGACCGGGTCGCCGAGGAGATCGCCGCCGACGAGACGTCCCCGGACGAGTCCATCCGCCCCTCGCGGGTCCACGCCATCGTGCTCGTCTCCAAGCTCCACCGCCCCACCCTGCGCGCCCTGGCCTACGCCAAGCTGATCCGTACGGACCATCTGGAGGCGCTCTCCATCAGTGTGGACGCGGCCGAGACGAAGGCCCTGCGGGAGGACTGGGAGCGGCGCGGCATCAACGTGCCGCTGAAGATCCTCGACTCGCCGTACCGCGAGGTGACCCGCCCGGTCATCGAGTACGTCAAGGGCCTGCGCCGGGAGAGCCCGCGCGACGTCGTGAGCGTGTACATCCCGGAGTACGTCGTCGGCCACTGGTACGAGCATCTGCTGCACAACCAGAGCGCCCTGCGGCTCAAGGGCCGGCTGCTCTTCACACCCGGTGTGATGGTCACCTCGGTCCCGTACCAGCTGGAGTCCTCCGAGGCGGCCAAGAAGCGCGCCCGCAAGCGCGCCAACTGGTCGGCTCCGGGCTCGGTACGCCGGGGACCGGTGGAGCGCCGCCACTCCAAGGAGCCGACACCCAAGGGCTGA
- a CDS encoding potassium channel family protein translates to MHIVIMGCGRVGAALAQTLEQQGHTVAVIDRDPTAFRRLGSGFGGRRVTGVGFDQDTLRDAGIEEAGAFAAVSSGDNSNIIAARVAREMFGIENVAARIYDPRRAEVYQRLGIPTVATVRWTADQMLRRLLPSGAEPLWRDPSGGVQLAEVHTTPSWIGHKISTLQEETGVRVAFLTRLGEAMLPSSQTVLQEGDLVHVMMRTDEIAKVEAAFAEGPEEGGH, encoded by the coding sequence GTGCACATCGTCATCATGGGCTGCGGGCGAGTGGGAGCCGCTCTCGCGCAGACCCTGGAGCAGCAGGGGCACACGGTCGCCGTCATCGACCGGGACCCCACGGCGTTCCGGCGCCTCGGCTCCGGCTTCGGCGGACGCCGCGTCACCGGGGTCGGATTCGACCAGGACACCCTGCGGGACGCGGGGATCGAGGAGGCCGGCGCGTTCGCCGCGGTGAGCAGCGGCGACAACTCCAACATCATCGCGGCCCGCGTGGCGCGCGAGATGTTCGGCATCGAGAACGTGGCGGCCCGGATCTACGACCCGCGCCGGGCCGAGGTGTACCAGCGCCTGGGCATTCCCACGGTCGCCACCGTGCGCTGGACGGCGGACCAGATGCTGCGCCGGCTGCTGCCCTCGGGCGCGGAGCCGCTGTGGCGCGACCCGAGCGGCGGGGTGCAGCTCGCGGAGGTGCACACGACCCCGTCCTGGATCGGCCACAAGATCAGCACGCTCCAGGAGGAGACGGGCGTACGCGTCGCCTTCCTCACCCGGTTGGGCGAGGCCATGCTGCCGTCGTCGCAGACGGTGCTCCAGGAGGGCGACCTCGTCCACGTGATGATGCGTACGGACGAGATCGCGAAGGTCGAGGCGGCCTTCGCCGAGGGCCCCGAGGAGGGCGGTCACTGA
- a CDS encoding serine/threonine-protein kinase, with product MAAGWEEVRAGELIDGRYELVELTGKGGMAQIWRAHELRVDRQVAVKFLRLDTEDLRQLDSRERDREIRHRCVRFMREARLLARLEHRNIPEQYAFDTHGDVPFLVMYYVAGINLRAFLKDYTPLTCAVAVSVAAQICAAFVHAHERSVLHRDLKPENLMISNSGLAFLIDFGIGKELGIESTLTQPGSTLGTPGYQAPEQIQGEEATTATDVYSFTCVLYELLTGRPPFIANRRDGSVQTQHLRTMPLRPSDLVAGIPRALDDLVLWGLTKAPEERPSMRQILDVLNRLTPLPGDPEPEPWLRYDPTRPFRLPEKFTDTARTPLQRATECVENAEDAGWLDPNAVELLCSAAERELGEGEPGDAVSELTGLRSRVREEWGRRPLVRKVWERVAGGLWLEGDFDAAARLYEDIAHDLVRGSNPRERADRTVFGLRAARCRAEFDGDTEAAIKVIMEAGYMAGMLPEPYAMQVGTECSEAADHISELLAARADEPPRPGTAPGRE from the coding sequence GTGGCAGCGGGGTGGGAGGAGGTGCGGGCGGGGGAGTTGATCGACGGCCGCTACGAACTCGTCGAGCTGACCGGCAAGGGGGGTATGGCCCAGATCTGGCGGGCCCACGAGCTACGGGTCGATCGACAAGTGGCCGTGAAATTTCTACGCCTGGACACCGAGGACCTGCGCCAGCTCGACAGCAGGGAACGCGATAGGGAAATTCGCCATCGGTGCGTCAGGTTCATGCGCGAAGCCCGGCTTCTCGCCCGGCTCGAGCACCGCAACATCCCCGAGCAGTACGCCTTTGACACTCACGGTGATGTCCCCTTCCTGGTCATGTATTACGTGGCAGGAATCAACCTGCGCGCGTTCCTGAAGGACTACACGCCCTTGACCTGTGCCGTCGCCGTATCGGTCGCGGCGCAGATCTGTGCCGCGTTCGTCCACGCCCACGAGCGCAGCGTGTTGCACCGGGACCTGAAGCCGGAGAACCTGATGATTTCCAATTCGGGTCTGGCGTTCCTGATCGATTTCGGGATCGGCAAGGAACTCGGCATCGAGTCCACCCTCACTCAACCGGGCTCCACCCTCGGCACACCGGGCTACCAGGCACCGGAACAGATCCAGGGCGAAGAGGCCACAACGGCGACGGACGTGTACTCGTTCACCTGCGTCCTCTACGAACTCCTCACCGGGAGGCCCCCGTTCATCGCCAACAGACGGGATGGATCAGTGCAGACCCAACATCTGCGTACGATGCCGCTGCGCCCGAGTGACCTCGTGGCGGGTATTCCCCGCGCGCTCGACGATCTAGTCCTGTGGGGACTCACCAAGGCCCCGGAGGAGCGTCCGAGCATGAGGCAGATCCTCGATGTCCTGAACAGGCTCACCCCGTTGCCCGGCGACCCTGAGCCCGAGCCGTGGCTCCGCTACGACCCCACCCGCCCCTTCCGCTTGCCCGAGAAGTTCACCGACACGGCCCGAACCCCCTTGCAGAGGGCCACAGAGTGCGTCGAGAATGCCGAGGATGCCGGATGGCTTGATCCGAACGCGGTCGAGCTGCTCTGCTCGGCGGCCGAACGTGAGCTGGGTGAAGGTGAGCCCGGAGACGCGGTGAGCGAACTCACCGGGCTCAGGTCGCGGGTTCGCGAGGAATGGGGACGTCGCCCGCTGGTCCGGAAGGTCTGGGAACGGGTTGCCGGGGGGCTCTGGCTCGAGGGCGACTTCGATGCCGCCGCACGTCTGTACGAGGACATCGCGCACGATCTGGTCCGCGGGAGCAACCCCAGGGAGCGAGCCGACAGAACCGTGTTCGGTCTGCGTGCCGCCCGGTGCCGGGCGGAGTTCGACGGCGACACCGAGGCAGCGATCAAGGTGATCATGGAAGCCGGATATATGGCAGGGATGCTGCCCGAGCCGTACGCCATGCAGGTGGGAACAGAATGCAGCGAGGCGGCCGACCACATCTCCGAACTCCTGGCCGCCCGAGCCGACGAGCCGCCGCGCCCCGGCACGGCGCCCGGGCGGGAATGA
- a CDS encoding response regulator, whose product MTRVLVVDDEPQIVRALVINLKARKYEVDAAPDGATALQLAAARHPDVVVLDLGLPDMDGVDVIRGLRGWTRVPILVLSARHTSDEKVEALDAGADDYVTKPFGMDELLARLRAAVRRAEPVGPDGGDQAVVVETAGFTVDLAAKKVHRDGRDVRLTPTEWHLLEVLVRNGGRLVSQRQLLQEVWGPSYGTETNYLRVYMAQLRRKLEADPSHPRHFVTEPGMGYRFERA is encoded by the coding sequence ATGACCCGCGTGCTAGTGGTCGACGACGAGCCGCAGATCGTGCGTGCCCTCGTGATCAACCTGAAGGCGCGCAAGTACGAGGTGGACGCCGCGCCCGACGGGGCCACCGCCCTCCAGCTCGCCGCCGCCCGCCACCCCGACGTCGTCGTCCTGGACCTCGGGCTGCCCGACATGGACGGCGTGGACGTGATCCGGGGCCTGCGCGGCTGGACCCGCGTCCCGATCCTGGTGCTCTCGGCCCGCCACACCTCCGACGAGAAGGTCGAGGCGCTGGACGCGGGGGCCGACGACTACGTGACCAAGCCGTTCGGCATGGACGAGCTGCTGGCCAGGCTGCGTGCCGCCGTGCGCCGGGCGGAGCCGGTCGGGCCGGACGGCGGGGACCAGGCCGTCGTCGTGGAGACCGCGGGCTTCACCGTCGACCTGGCCGCCAAGAAGGTCCACCGCGACGGCCGCGACGTACGGCTCACCCCCACCGAGTGGCATCTGCTGGAGGTCCTGGTCCGCAACGGCGGCCGGCTCGTCAGCCAGCGCCAGCTCCTCCAGGAGGTCTGGGGCCCCTCGTACGGCACCGAGACCAACTATCTGCGGGTCTACATGGCCCAGCTGCGGCGCAAGCTGGAGGCCGATCCCTCCCATCCCCGCCACTTCGTCACCGAGCCCGGCATGGGTTACCGCTTCGAGCGCGCCTGA
- a CDS encoding DUF3159 domain-containing protein — protein MTSLDKPTSDTDRTTDQQDADSRAVTEAALFEAFGGVRGMVETVLPGLLFVTIFTIDKNLTNSAIAAVAVSLVLFAVRLIRKDTVKHAFSGVFGVAFGVVFAKMTGNAKDFYLPGMLYTLGLAAAYLVTAAAGLPLIGLILGPVFKENLSWRTRNPGRKKAYVKASYAWGLILLAKSAVLFPLYWWADTTQLGWVLVALKIPPFLLAVYLTWVFLAKAPPPIDVFAEMEAEEEAEKARKAAAETARSQDA, from the coding sequence GTGACGTCTCTCGACAAGCCGACGTCCGACACGGACCGCACCACCGACCAGCAGGACGCCGACAGCAGGGCGGTCACCGAGGCCGCTCTCTTCGAGGCGTTCGGCGGCGTGAGGGGCATGGTGGAGACGGTCCTGCCCGGACTGCTCTTCGTCACGATCTTCACCATCGACAAGAACCTCACCAACTCGGCCATCGCGGCCGTCGCGGTGTCGCTGGTGCTGTTCGCCGTGCGGCTCATCCGCAAGGACACCGTCAAGCACGCCTTCAGCGGCGTCTTCGGCGTGGCCTTCGGTGTGGTCTTCGCCAAGATGACGGGCAACGCCAAGGACTTCTACCTGCCGGGCATGCTCTACACCCTCGGCCTCGCCGCGGCGTACCTGGTCACCGCGGCCGCCGGACTGCCGCTGATCGGCCTCATCCTGGGCCCGGTCTTCAAGGAGAACCTCTCCTGGCGCACCCGTAACCCCGGCCGCAAGAAGGCGTACGTCAAGGCCAGCTACGCCTGGGGGCTGATCCTCCTCGCCAAGTCGGCGGTCCTCTTCCCGCTGTACTGGTGGGCCGACACCACCCAGCTCGGCTGGGTCCTGGTCGCCCTCAAGATCCCGCCGTTCCTGCTCGCCGTCTACCTGACCTGGGTGTTCCTCGCCAAGGCGCCGCCGCCCATCGACGTCTTCGCCGAGATGGAGGCGGAGGAAGAAGCCGAGAAGGCCCGCAAGGCCGCCGCCGAAACCGCCCGGAGCCAGGACGCCTGA
- a CDS encoding N-6 DNA methylase, which produces MTSPSVVPVTLAEIARLAGVGRAAVSNWRRRHSTFPTRIGGTDVSPYFSLADVEKWLRDNRKLGKVASREWLWPRFDALGDRDKSGRAIALAGRLLAGGEDSGIGLDGVGSDAVRAAVELGRREDRSGVFTFLLQRWLDRYVRQIAITPEPLADLMADLALWVCELAADDADKGIVTVLDPACGTGHLLASAATAVPAALNRPAALVGCDIDPVLFALCEVRLTLLPRSGSMSPKPVITPGDSLRSDPLIGAQADLVLCNPPSNERDWGYEHLAADIRWVHGTPPRTEPELAWVQHCLARLRPGGGAVLLLPPAVAARKAGRRLRGSLLRTGALRAVVALPPGTAAPHSLSLHVWVLRRPAVGETPTGPGELLLVDAAARFPRSEAREDGPEWSELRAFVRSVVGVTDDGAAEGAKNGRGGDADAATWAATVPIIDLLDDEVDLTPGRHITASPGDAGARVTDSWSEVGALLEGLQAEKACLTALDFTSGTADQPNTTVGELLRAGALTLRSGRHQSEAVVSEPPHDRIPLLSLSDLLLDGSPSGWAHPDDAVVVEAGDVVVVGIAREFSAWVHEGPPIAVGPQIHALRADPHVLDRWFLAGSLKAPANARHAGTHASSSSRIDVRRLQVRRLTLAEQQRYSEAFRHLAAFERLADRLGTVARKLGQDLGDELAAGRLAYGE; this is translated from the coding sequence ATGACCTCCCCTTCCGTCGTACCGGTGACCTTGGCCGAGATTGCCCGGCTCGCGGGGGTGGGACGGGCCGCAGTGAGCAACTGGCGTCGTCGGCACAGTACCTTCCCGACGCGTATCGGTGGCACCGACGTGAGTCCGTACTTCTCCCTGGCAGACGTGGAGAAATGGCTCAGGGACAATAGGAAACTGGGAAAGGTCGCGAGCCGAGAATGGCTCTGGCCCCGGTTTGACGCTCTGGGTGATCGCGACAAATCCGGACGCGCCATTGCCCTGGCGGGACGGCTGCTCGCGGGCGGGGAGGACAGCGGCATTGGGCTTGACGGCGTCGGGTCGGACGCGGTGCGAGCTGCTGTGGAGTTGGGGCGACGTGAGGACCGGTCCGGTGTCTTCACGTTTCTCCTGCAACGTTGGCTGGACAGGTATGTACGTCAGATCGCCATCACTCCCGAGCCGCTGGCCGATCTCATGGCCGATCTCGCGCTGTGGGTGTGCGAGCTTGCCGCTGATGATGCCGACAAGGGCATCGTTACGGTGCTCGACCCGGCGTGCGGCACCGGGCACCTGCTGGCCTCTGCTGCAACGGCCGTTCCCGCAGCGCTGAACAGGCCCGCCGCGCTCGTCGGTTGCGACATTGATCCAGTGCTCTTCGCTCTCTGCGAAGTGCGGCTCACACTGCTGCCACGCTCCGGGAGCATGTCGCCCAAGCCCGTGATCACGCCCGGAGACTCCCTCCGATCGGATCCGCTCATCGGTGCGCAGGCGGACCTGGTGCTCTGCAATCCACCCTCCAACGAAAGGGATTGGGGGTATGAGCATCTTGCCGCCGACATTCGATGGGTGCACGGTACGCCACCTCGTACCGAGCCCGAGCTCGCATGGGTTCAGCACTGCCTCGCCCGACTCCGCCCCGGAGGTGGGGCCGTACTGCTGCTCCCACCGGCTGTGGCCGCCCGCAAGGCCGGCCGGAGACTTCGTGGGTCGTTGCTGCGCACGGGCGCGCTGCGGGCCGTGGTGGCGCTCCCGCCCGGAACTGCCGCACCGCACAGCCTCTCGTTGCATGTGTGGGTGCTTCGGCGACCTGCTGTGGGGGAAACCCCTACTGGGCCGGGTGAACTCCTCCTGGTCGACGCAGCCGCCCGATTTCCCCGGTCCGAGGCCCGGGAAGACGGGCCGGAATGGAGTGAGCTCCGTGCCTTTGTCCGCTCCGTCGTGGGCGTGACGGATGACGGAGCGGCCGAAGGGGCAAAGAACGGCCGGGGGGGCGACGCCGACGCTGCTACCTGGGCTGCGACCGTCCCCATCATCGACCTTCTCGACGACGAGGTCGACCTCACTCCCGGTCGTCACATCACGGCGTCACCTGGAGACGCCGGAGCCCGGGTCACGGACTCGTGGAGCGAGGTCGGCGCCTTGCTTGAAGGCCTCCAGGCCGAAAAGGCCTGTTTGACGGCCCTCGACTTCACCAGTGGCACAGCGGACCAGCCGAATACCACCGTCGGCGAGCTCCTCCGGGCGGGGGCGCTCACCCTCCGTTCGGGCCGCCACCAGTCCGAAGCGGTCGTGTCGGAACCCCCTCACGACAGGATTCCGCTGCTGAGCCTTTCCGATTTGCTGCTGGACGGCTCACCCAGCGGGTGGGCCCATCCGGACGATGCCGTCGTCGTTGAAGCCGGGGATGTGGTGGTCGTCGGTATCGCCAGGGAGTTCTCGGCATGGGTGCACGAAGGTCCGCCTATAGCGGTGGGACCGCAGATCCATGCCCTCCGGGCTGATCCACACGTGCTCGACCGTTGGTTCTTGGCCGGCTCACTCAAGGCACCGGCCAACGCACGACATGCCGGAACCCATGCTTCCAGCTCTTCCCGTATCGATGTGCGTCGCCTCCAAGTGCGCCGACTCACCTTGGCGGAACAGCAGCGATACAGCGAGGCGTTTCGACATCTGGCCGCCTTCGAGCGGTTGGCCGACCGATTGGGCACCGTCGCCAGAAAGCTGGGTCAGGACCTTGGCGATGAACTCGCGGCGGGGCGCCTGGCGTACGGGGAATAG
- a CDS encoding class I SAM-dependent RNA methyltransferase, whose protein sequence is MQNESTSPQTGETQPESLVGREYEVEVGPVAHGGHCIARTDEGRVLFVRHTLPGEKVVARITDGSADSRFLRADAVEIIEASKDRVPAPCPFAGPGKCGGCDWQHAKPGAQRRLKGEVVAEQLQRLAGLTPEEAGWDGTVVPAEGDKLPAGEVPAWRTRVQYAIDADGRVGLRKHRSHDIEIVDHCMIAAPGVSELGVEQQDWPQMATVEAIVATGSHDRQVILTPRPGGRLPLVELDKPVSVLRVDERDGGVHRVHGRAFVRERADDRTYRVGSGGFWQVHPKAADTLVRAVMQGLLPRKNDTALDLYCGVGLFAGAIGQRIGEKGAVLGIESGKRAVEDARHNLRDLDRVRIEHGKVEQVLPRTGITECDLIVLDPPRAGAGKSTVKQLTTLGARRIAYVACDPAALARDLGYFRDGGYRVRTLRAFDLFPMTHHVECVAILEPVK, encoded by the coding sequence ATGCAGAACGAATCCACGTCGCCGCAGACCGGGGAGACACAGCCGGAGTCGCTGGTCGGACGGGAGTACGAGGTCGAGGTCGGCCCGGTCGCGCACGGCGGCCACTGCATCGCGCGCACCGACGAGGGCCGGGTCCTGTTCGTCCGCCACACGCTCCCCGGCGAGAAGGTCGTCGCCCGGATCACCGACGGCTCCGCGGACTCGCGCTTCCTGCGCGCGGACGCGGTGGAGATCATCGAGGCGTCCAAGGACCGGGTGCCGGCCCCCTGCCCCTTCGCGGGCCCCGGCAAGTGCGGCGGCTGCGACTGGCAGCACGCCAAGCCGGGTGCCCAGCGCCGCCTCAAGGGCGAGGTCGTCGCCGAACAGCTCCAGCGCCTGGCGGGCCTCACCCCGGAGGAGGCCGGCTGGGACGGCACGGTCGTACCGGCCGAGGGCGACAAGCTCCCGGCGGGCGAGGTGCCCGCCTGGCGGACCCGCGTCCAGTACGCCATCGACGCGGACGGCCGCGTCGGCCTGCGCAAGCACCGCTCGCACGACATCGAGATCGTCGACCACTGCATGATCGCCGCGCCGGGCGTCTCCGAGCTGGGCGTCGAGCAGCAGGACTGGCCGCAGATGGCGACCGTCGAGGCGATCGTCGCCACCGGCTCCCACGACCGCCAGGTCATCCTCACCCCCCGGCCGGGCGGCCGCCTCCCCCTGGTCGAGCTGGACAAGCCGGTCTCCGTCCTGCGCGTCGACGAACGCGACGGCGGGGTGCACCGTGTCCACGGCCGCGCCTTCGTCCGCGAACGCGCCGACGACCGCACGTACCGCGTCGGCTCCGGCGGCTTCTGGCAGGTCCACCCCAAGGCCGCGGACACCCTGGTCCGCGCGGTCATGCAGGGCCTGTTGCCCCGCAAGAACGACACCGCCCTCGACCTGTACTGCGGCGTCGGCCTCTTCGCCGGCGCGATCGGCCAGCGCATCGGCGAGAAGGGCGCGGTGCTCGGCATCGAGTCCGGCAAGCGCGCGGTCGAGGACGCCCGGCACAACCTCCGCGACCTGGACCGGGTCCGCATCGAACACGGCAAGGTCGAGCAGGTCCTGCCCCGCACCGGCATCACCGAATGCGACCTCATCGTCCTGGACCCGCCCCGCGCGGGCGCCGGCAAGTCCACGGTCAAGCAGCTGACCACCCTGGGCGCCCGCCGCATCGCCTACGTCGCCTGCGACCCGGCCGCCCTGGCCCGAGACCTGGGCTACTTCCGCGACGGCGGCTACCGCGTCCGGACCCTGCGAGCGTTCGATTTGTTCCCGATGACGCACCATGTGGAGTGCGTGGCGATTCTGGAGCCGGTGAAGTAG